From the genome of Primulina huaijiensis isolate GDHJ02 chromosome 11, ASM1229523v2, whole genome shotgun sequence:
CACCATTACCTTCGCCTGTCTTCTATCCCTCTTTGCGCTCTATTCCTTCCTCGTCTACGCTAATCCTCCCAATCACACCAAAagtattaaatttaataatttgcatgataGCAGTATTTTTATCGAGAAAAAGGTGAAAATTTATATGTATGACTTGCCGAGAAGATTTACATACGATGTTATTGATAGCTATACGGCAGCGCGTGGAGGAGAAATCGTGGGGGATGATGCGCAGAAGAGGTACCCTGGGAATCAGCACTCCGCTGAATGGTATTTATTTTCCGATCTAAATCATCCTATTGAGGAGCGGGTAGAATCGGCCGTCACCCGGGTCATGGACCCGGAAGAAGCTGACCTCTTCTACGTGCCTTTTTTCTCTTCGTTGAGTCTTGTGGTTAATCCCAATCGACCCACGACCGTGAACTCGTTTCCTGATGGCAATACATATAGTGATGAGCAAACACAGGTACCTCATACCAGATTCTTTGATAATAATGTTCTCTTCTTGTATAAAAAAGACTTAAATCCTACCGGTGTGTTGTAGCTTTTGAAGTGTTGGGAATTGTCATAGCTAACACCCGAGGATGTACTTGTCTGAGTTTTTTCTTAAGTCGATGTCATGATCCTAGTTGTCCCATTCTGAGAGTGTGGAAATTGGTACTTTAAATAGTCGTTGCACTCACTTTTATAGCAGTTTAGTGGGATTATCCCTAGAGTCATAACATAGCATATCCTGCATTGAAAAACTCAAAATGTTCATAGTATGCAGTGGATTGTTGATAATCAGGTAAAGAGCAGTGTACTCATTATTCTTGGTAATTACTGATGTAGGAGGATTTGATAGATTGGTTGGAAGACCAGGTGTATTGGAAGAGGAACAAGGGCTGGGATCATGTATTTATTTGCCAGGATCCCAATGCTCTGTACAAGGTAATTGATACGGTGAAGAATGGAGTGCTATTGGTTTCAGATTTTGGGCGGCTGGGACGCAATCAGGCATCCCTGGTTAAGGATGTGATTCTCCCATATTCGCACAGAATTAAGACATACCAGGGGGATATAGGAATTGAAAATCGCAAGGCACTGCTGTTCTTTATGGGAAACCGGTACCGGAAAGAGGTAACTATTGGTTTCTTTTCCTTGCAATGGATGTATGAAATCTGTCGTGAAATTGTTGTGCATCACACCAGCTAGTTAGGGGTGTATAATGTAACTCGACGCATTCCATACATGATttatccttgattttttttttatcaattttcaCTTTGCTAATGAGTttggatcaattaaattaaataatattcttgatttatatTGTAGACATTTACCAGATGGATAATTCAGATCTTGAACATCGAGTCAAGTGAAAGATTATTTGTGGCAGCATGTGTTGATTATGGGAGTAATTTGACAAGGAATATTTACAACTGAATGCTCATTATTTATGAACTTGCAATTATTCTCTCGTGAGCAATATATTCTCATGGTATTGTTTAACGGGCATCTCCCTATAAGATGTACTTTTGATGCATTAGccattatttatgaaatattgtCGACGCCCGAGCCTCAATAATCTGTGTACATTTTACACTGTTGAAGCCTTTTCAAGCATTAAATAGACAAGGATATTTAGAGATGCCCGGGAGATGATTGATTCACTTGTAAAAATGTCTTGCATGCATCGATGCTTTGTCCGTGTCTGGTGATATATATTTCGCTTGGTTGGAGACTGCAGGGGGGTAAGATTCGAGACTTGCTTTTCCAAGTTCTTGAGAATGAACCAGAAGTTAATATCAAACATGGAGCTCAGTCCAGGGAGAGTCGTCGCATGGCATCGCAAGGGATGCACACGTCAAGGTTTTGTTTACATCCAGCTGGGGATACTCCATCAGCTTGCCGACTTTTTGATGCTATAGTGAGCTTGTGTGTGCCAGTTATTGTTAGTGACTACATTGAGTTGCCCTTTGAGGATGTCATAGACTATAGAAAGATTGCTGTTTTTGTTGATTCTGATACAGCTGTTACCCCTGGAAATCTGATAAAATTGCTGAGGGGAGTGAGCTCAGAGAGGATCTTGGAGTTTCAAAAGGAGTTGAAACAGGTAGTTCTGAGGTGATTGACCCCACCTGTGCCTGGGAAAGAGCCAGCTTTCTTTTACGTGCTTGAAATAAATCCTGGAAAAATCACCATTTATGTTTACATACATTTTTCAAGAGTAATATTTCCTGcgttgtttgatttatttcctGTTTATAAGCAATAAACAATTGAGAGGACTGTTTGAGATGGTTTTCAGGCATTTTATATGTGTTCACTTGAAGCATTGATTAGGAAAACTGACTGGACTATTGTTAATGGTAATTTTGGATGTAGAGCCGATCTTAAatatttatactttattttatggTGGATATTATTATTAAGAGAACAGAGTACAAAAGAATGTTGGTAGTCCTCCATTGTGTATGCAATAAAGACTTATGGAGATGAACTGTAGTTGTTAGAGTGATTTGATTTTACATCAGTATTTTCCGTAATGGAGATTTTCATGGTTTGCTTATTGGTGGGGGAACAATGCCATATTTTAGGTGTGTGTCTCTGTTCTCAGCTCGTTTGTGGGAATTTATGGGTTGATTGGACTTTAATTGCAATTGGTGCTGTGTATGTGCGTGGGTTACATTTTTTTTAGCATCTTTAAATTAGAAATTATGTGAACTGACACTAAATTCTCGCTTGCACTCGTGCTAATTTTCATTGGATTCAGGTGCAAAGGTACTTTGAGTACGAAGACCCAAATGGGACTGTGAAAGAAATCTGGCGCCAAGTTTCGTTGAAGCTACCTTTTATCAAGCTCATGAGCAACCGTGACAAACGAATCGTGATAAGGGACTCAAAGGAACCAGACTGTTCGTGTCTCTGCTCAAACCAATCGGGGATGCACATGATACTATGACAAGCCATTTTATTGTTAAGCAATGAGAATCTCTTAGTTCTCATGAGAGAACAAGTGCAACATTTGCTTATACGTGACAATAAAGATGACAATACCATGGAGTGGATCTTGATCAGGTCACAGCTGCATGTAATTCTTATTGCGGCTGCTGCAGAGTCGTTGATTCATGTATGGCTATATGGTTAGATGgggattaaaaattaaaatcggaTGCCTTTAGTGCTACTTGTTAGTTCGTAAAAGCTCGATTGCATAAACGATGCAAGTATTATTGGAATTTAGTGAATCTTGCATAGAGGAAAAACAAGAGCAACGGTGTATATTCAATAAAACTTGATGGAATGACcgtagatttttaaaatataagaatgCCTGTTGTAATTGTAAGTTGTATTAAGTAAATTAGCTTTGCCTATTATTACTTATGaggtttattataaaaaatttcttgatggttaacaatattatt
Proteins encoded in this window:
- the LOC140988086 gene encoding probable arabinosyltransferase ARAD1 isoform X1 codes for the protein MNLRLKVRSPPLSATSSPPSPSSLLLHHGKTTMPRMPRKSFLKLTITFACLLSLFALYSFLVYANPPNHTKSIKFNNLHDSSIFIEKKVKIYMYDLPRRFTYDVIDSYTAARGGEIVGDDAQKRYPGNQHSAEWYLFSDLNHPIEERVESAVTRVMDPEEADLFYVPFFSSLSLVVNPNRPTTVNSFPDGNTYSDEQTQEDLIDWLEDQVYWKRNKGWDHVFICQDPNALYKVIDTVKNGVLLVSDFGRLGRNQASLVKDVILPYSHRIKTYQGDIGIENRKALLFFMGNRYRKEGGKIRDLLFQVLENEPEVNIKHGAQSRESRRMASQGMHTSRFCLHPAGDTPSACRLFDAIVSLCVPVIVSDYIELPFEDVIDYRKIAVFVDSDTAVTPGNLIKLLRGVSSERILEFQKELKQVQRYFEYEDPNGTVKEIWRQVSLKLPFIKLMSNRDKRIVIRDSKEPDCSCLCSNQSGMHMIL
- the LOC140988086 gene encoding probable arabinosyltransferase ARAD1 isoform X2 — translated: MNLRLKVRSPPLSATSSPPSPSSLLLHHGKTTMPRMPRKSFLKLTITFACLLSLFALYSFLVYANPPNHTKSIKFNNLHDSSIFIEKKVKIYMYDLPRRFTYDVIDSYTAARGGEIVGDDAQKRYPGNQHSAEWYLFSDLNHPIEERVESAVTRVMDPEEADLFYVPFFSSLSLVVNPNRPTTVNSFPDGNTYSDEQTQEDLIDWLEDQVYWKRNKGWDHVFICQDPNALYKVIDTVKNGVLLVSDFGRLGRNQASLVKDVILPYSHRIKTYQGDIGIENRKALLFFMGNRYRKEGGKIRDLLFQVLENEPEVNIKHGAQSRESRRMASQGMHTSRFCLHPAGDTPSACRLFDAIVSLCVPVIVSDYIELPFEDVIDYRKIAVFVDSDTAVTPGNLIKLLRGVSSERILEFQKELKQVVLRCKGTLSTKTQMGL